Proteins co-encoded in one Zygotorulaspora mrakii chromosome 5, complete sequence genomic window:
- the MRS6 gene encoding GTPase-activating protein MRS6 (similar to Saccharomyces cerevisiae MRS6 (YOR370C); ancestral locus Anc_7.10) encodes MLSPERRPSVAERRPHFLSFSSQNGCPLVVPHLAGIEDPLPESTPDKVDVLIVGTGMVESVLAAALSWQGSNVLHIDKNDHYGDTSATMTVDQTKKWVKEVNDGKFSNCYTNAKLYVSAIIGSGDRGFSSRDFGLDLAPKILFAKSDLLSILVKSRVHQYLEFQSLSSFHTYENDSFEKLTNTKQEIFTNQNLPLMTKRNLMKFIKFVLNWEEQPDVWESYAERPICEMLIEKFKLERPQVFELMFSIGLCYNMSAKTPEVLQRIRRYLSSFDVYGPFAVLYSKYGGPGELSQGFCRSAAVGGATYKLNESLASFDPSTKTATFEDGSKVTVSEKLVISPTQAPKYSQNIPEQKYEIHRLTCVVGKSCEEWFSEGESAAVVVFPPGSLKSGNQNVVQAFILGPGSEVCPQETSVWYLSTTEQGPRAEMDLDAALEAMETSIVRESSSDLENDESIVQFGPNGETMINSVKLGQSFKEYIPRERLQFLLKLYYTQYTSTPPFSVVDPSFFDINDENSKKLITGASDNGVLYTAMPSAEISYDEVVTAAKLLYEKIVGSDDDFFDLDFGDDDDVPIHNANYENAIEDDDDDEDNDVDMNFDVNRQGTTELVGEMEI; translated from the coding sequence ATGCTAAGCCCGGAACGTCGTCCCTCTGTTGCTGAACGGAGGCCCCATTTTCTCAGTTTCTCATCTCAAAATGGTTGCCCACTGGTTGTGCCCCACCTCGCTGGGATTGAAGACCCTTTACCAGAGTCGACGCCAGACAAAGTCGATGTGCTAATTGTTGGAACGGGAATGGTTGAAAGTGTCCTTGCGGCAGCACTGTCATGGCAAGGTTCGAATGTTCTGcacattgataaaaatgatcatTATGGTGACACCTCTGCGACTATGACAGTAGACCAAACCAAGAAATGGGTTAAAGAAGTGAATGATGgcaaattttcaaactgTTACACAAATGCAAAGTTATATGTTTCCGCAATAATTGGGAGTGGTGACAGAGGATTCAGTTCAAGGGATTTTGGCCTAGATCTGGCTCCCAAAATTCTATTTGCTAAATCAGATTTACTCTCTATTCTGGTTAAATCAAGAGTACATCAATATTTGGAATTCCAATCATTATCGAGCTTTCACACTTATGAGAATGATTCTTTCGAGAAATTAACAAATACAAAGCAAGAGATATTTACAAACCAAAATTTACCTTTAATGACAAAACGTAACCTGATGAAATTCATTAAATTTGTCCTTAATTGGGAGGAGCAGCCAGACGTCTGGGAATCTTACGCAGAAAGACCAATTTGTGAAATGCTGatcgaaaaattcaagttAGAAAGACCCCAAGTATTTGagttgatgttttcaattGGATTGTGTTACAACATGAGCGCTAAAACTCCTGAAGTCTTGCAAAGAATTCGCCGTTACTTGAGTAGTTTTGATGTTTATGGTCCATTTGCAGTGCTATATTCAAAGTATGGAGGACCTGGCGAATTATCACAAGGTTTCTGCAGATCAGCTGCTGTGGGGGGTGCAACTTATAAATTAAATGAATCTTTGGCATCTTTCGACCCAAGCACGAAAACGGccacttttgaagatggtTCAAAAGTTACTGTCTCGGAAAAACTGGTAATATCACCTACTCAAGCTCCCAAGTATAGCCAGAATATTCCCGaacaaaaatatgaaataCACAGACTCACATGCGTCGTCGGAAAAAGCTGCGAGGAGTGGTTTAGTGAAGGCGAATCGGCCGCTGTAGTTGTATTCCCCCCAGGATCCCTAAAGTCTGGTAATCAGAATGTGGTTCAGGCTTTCATTTTGGGGCCTGGAAGTGAAGTTTGTCCTCAGGAGACAAGTGTTTGGTATCTTTCGACTACCGAACAGGGTCCTCGCGCCGAGATGGACTTGGATGCAGCGCTGGAAGCCATGGAAACAAGCATAGTTAGGGAATCATCAAGTGATCTGGAGAACGACGAGTCCATTGTTCAATTTGGACCAAATGGAGAAACAATGATCAACTCCGTTAAACTGGGACAATCCTTCAAAGAGTACATTCCAAGAGAAAGGCTCCAGtttcttttgaagcttTATTACACTCAGTACACTTCTACTCCACCTTTTTCAGTGGTCGatccatcattttttgatatcaatgaCGAAAATAGCAAGAAACTAATAACGGGTGCCAGCGATAATGGGGTCTTGTATACTGCTATGCCCTCTGCCGAAATATCATACGATGAAGTAGTTACTGCCGCCAAATTGTTATATGAGAAAATCGTGGGAAGTGATGATGACTTCTTCGATTTGGACtttggtgatgatgacgatgtCCCGATACACAATGCAAATTACGAAAATGCAATcgaggatgatgatgacgatgaggACAACGATGTAGATATGAACTTTGACGTTAACAGGCAGGGAACCACAGAACTAGTTGGCGAAATGGAAATATGA
- the RPS12 gene encoding 40S ribosomal protein eS12 (similar to Saccharomyces cerevisiae RPS12 (YOR369C); ancestral locus Anc_7.11), which translates to MSDVEEVIEVQEEVVEQTAEVTIEDAVKVVLRTALIHDGLARGLRESAKALTKGQAQLVVLVSSVTEDNIIKLIEGLANDPEHKVPLIKVADAKQLGEWAGLGKVDREGNVRKVVGASVVVVTNWGAETDERAMILEHFSQQ; encoded by the coding sequence ATGTCTGACGTTGAAGAAGTTATTGaagttcaagaagaagttgttgAGCAAACAGCCGAAGTTACCATTGAGGATGCTGTCAAGGTTGTCTTGAGAACCGCTTTGATCCACGACGGTTTGGCTAGAGGTTTGAGAGAATCTGCCAAGGCTTTGACCAAAGGTCAAGCCCAATTGGTTGTTTTGGTCAGCTCTGTTACTGAGGACAACATCATCAAGTTAATCGAAGGTTTAGCTAATGACCCAGAACACAAAGTTCCATTGATCAAGGTTGCTGACGCCAAGCAATTAGGTGAATGGGCCGGTTTGGGTAAGGTCGACCGTGAAGGTAACGTCAGAAAGGTTGTCGGTGCCTCCGTTGTCGTTGTTACCAACTGGGGTGCTGAGACTGATGAACGTGCCATGATCTTGGAGCACTTTTCTCAACAATAA
- the RAD17 gene encoding Rad17p (similar to Saccharomyces cerevisiae RAD17 (YOR368W); ancestral locus Anc_7.12) — MKVTSKSSKFSASTVHLEHITTALNCVTPFGGKAFILTYIDADGLSFIGTYNRVVRIQLFLSKELFISYTYENDSSDHTKFCVRINQVLDSVNVANRNIDDIVECTLSHNGEGSPFVLIFEDSYISERVTHETFLANEMDNTGFDLDRDRIRFECMIKGDILHTALKDLKEIGGQDECYLYAELREGGQNIFAIISKSKLGLSKIVLPSAKTILEKLEVFDEDFTTLCYGKPVIALFDFNLFDKLRMSIKISSKVLLRLDAHGVLNVNVLSLTEDILLSSNKSKATSSNSRLQLPKDYPGIVIELSLMEKEITDENSMRDVEIFMETNELGEPIKPVIYKKKIVGSISSAPTNAAISRELGKLNGTANAQDAEIEGEHAIQEEAPFMSNGLPRFF; from the coding sequence ATGAAAGTGACCTCGAAAAGTTCCAAGTTTTCAGCCTCTACTGTGCATTTGGAACATATAACGACTGCACTCAACTGCGTTACTCCTTTTGGCGGCAAAGCATTTATTTTAACTTATATTGACGCTGATGGGCTTTCATTTATTGGAACTTATAATCGGGTAGTACGCATTCAGCTTTTCCTCTCCAAAGAACTATTTATATCGTATACCTATGAGAATGACTCTTCAGATCACACGAAATTTTGCGTACGAATTAACCAAGTTTTAGATAGCGTTAATGTCGCTAACCGGAATATCGATGACATTGTCGAATGTACCCTATCACATAATGGGGAAGGATCCCCCTTTGTTTTAATCTTTGAGGATTCATACATTTCAGAAAGAGTAACGCACGAAACCTTTTTAGCCAATGAGATGGACAATACTGGCTTTGATCTTGATCGTGATCGAATACGATTTGAATGTATGATTAAGGGCGATATTTTGCATACAGCTCTGAAAGATCTTAAAGAAATCGGTGGTCAGGACGAATGTTACCTGTACGCAGAACTGCGAGAGGGAGGCCAGAACATATTTGCTATaatatcaaaatcaaagcTAGGTCTATCTAAAATTGTTTTACCGTCTGCGAAAACGATTTTAGAAAAGTTAGAAGTATTTGACGAGGACTTCACCACCCTTTGTTACGGTAAACCAGTCATTGcattatttgatttcaatctGTTTGACAAGTTAAGGATGAGTATAAAAATTTCGAGCAAGGTGTTACTGAGATTAGATGCACATGGGGTTTTGAATGTCAATGTGCTAAGTCTCACAGAAGATATTCTATTGTCTTCCAACAAGAGTAAAGCTACCAGCAGTAATAGCAGACTCCAGTTACCCAAAGATTATCCTGGGATTGTAATAGAATTGAGCTTAATGGAAAAGGAAATCacagatgaaaattctaTGAGGGATGTCGAGATATTTATGGAAACAAATGAGTTAGGCGAGCCAATAAAACCAGTCAtctataaaaaaaagattgtcggatcaatatcatcagcGCCAACAAATGCAGCAATCTCCCGTGAACTAGGCAAGCTGAATGGAACAGCTAATGCACAAGAtgctgaaattgaaggagAGCACGCAATACAGGAAGAGGCTCCGTTCATGAGCAATGGCTTACCCAGATTCTTTTGA
- a CDS encoding uncharacterized protein (similar to Saccharomyces cerevisiae GPB2 (YAL056W) and GPB1 (YOR371C); ancestral locus Anc_7.9): protein MQAFQEVVNSSVNTDMNPETADPIYAGGFEHSMNSHESQRGMNSRVYSNEFVKCQYTPLLYASNYFSTLSSVRDEKTKEQIRMENENLLKQYYSSKKPISHATYRQGSITSCVDSNVSTIGSVSGASAGTSYGKAAQTWLNKLLDNGNDLADSFDFQLPINVTGGSDKEEVERRQMMESAPVKSYYSHFQKLLTTDIRDAELLRRHNMWMPTVRKEFRPLVLNQDLNTDSLYDSKICSLFLEGSKYIPRDYDTYGGCTIFPSFFSEYKLPSFCYHCGVEMNGQIFIIGGLVACHKYNEEAPSLNDFEVDGVKNLPPPLLPKIINNPSMINNSRLYVIATASSRISRPVISGTIPPPLLCTKGSKLTERHIFYYGGFEIKTETTYDGTGTFKLKKRAFVNNTAYILDTMTFKFSKVELTALPYKFVTYPTLAARFGHMQVSVMAKNWCSRHNQKSLDCCTNDSSTLNNERSSAETSSNIGGSPLAENTSSHSNNNHSQGVYTIIIFAGYRQTGDDKYEAMNDMWKIEVPIVARGKRGYYKFGGTATASIIMKSADSDPWPSSRAFFAYGLEDSEILNKSNLHASLLKNLEDNFRIEVISQQGQPKSKPIFPNIPHSRRDVSSARRPFSAKDNYSSSALSSKQASFRSVSTSSFAMQPALTKRSSNAEKVIVIHGGSNKKKVCGDMWWFNVETETWSDVTTFGKSKESGIAPIEVDLVGHSMVNVGHICVCLGGLSQADVNELYEDASCQRDASREKSISNDFLKIFDLTTQCLQGHDFHGNMSGVQNPSNPFSTSLVMSFGCTVLHVNGLIILVGGLVAERSNIKNIYMRGAILECVLPSANLAS, encoded by the coding sequence ATGCAGGCGTTTCAAGAAGTCGTTAACTCCAGTGTAAACACAGATATGAATCCAGAGACAGCTGATCCAATATATGCGGGGGGTTTTGAACATTCGATGAATAGTCACGAATCACAAAGAGGAATGAATTCAAGAGTATACTCCAATGAATTTGTGAAATGTCAGTATACTCCGTTGCTTTATGCATCAAATTACTTCTCCACACTTTCTTCTGTGCGAGATGAGAAAACCAAAGAGCAAATTAgaatggaaaatgaaaatctATTAAAACAGTACTACTCCTCGAAGAAACCTATCAGTCATGCTACCTACAGACAAGGAAGTATTACAAGCTGTGTCGATTCAAATGTATCCACCATTGGATCTGTAAGCGGCGCATCAGCAGGTACATCTTATGGAAAAGCTGCGCAAACATGGCTCAATAAGCTCTTGGATAACGGTAACGATCTCGCAGActcatttgattttcagcTTCCTATCAATGTGACGGGAGGCAGCGATAAGGAAGAGGTTGAAAGACGGCAAATGATGGAGAGTGCCCCTGTAAAGTCTTACTATAgccattttcaaaaattattgACAACTGATATCCGTGACGCAGAACTACTGAGGAGACACAATATGTGGATGCCAACTGTGAGAAAGGAGTTTCGACCTCTTGTGTTGAATCAAGATCTTAATACGGACTCGCTATACGATAGTAAGATatgttctctttttttagaGGGAAGTAAATATATTCCCAGAGATTACGATACCTACGGAGGATGTACGATATTCccctcttttttctctgagTATAAACTCCCATCCTTTTGCTATCACTGTGGCGTCGAGATGAATGGTCAAATCTTTATAATCGGTGGCCTGGTGGCCTGTCATAAATATAATGAAGAAGCCCCATCTTTAAACGATTTTGAAGTTGACGGTGTCAAAAATTTACCTCCTCCCCTGCTTCCAAAGATCATAAATAATCCTTCCATGATTAACAATTCGAGACTTTACGTAATCGCCACGGCATCTTCCCGAATATCTAGACCGGTGATTTCTGGTACCATTCCTCCTCCTCTGTTATGTACCAAGGGGTCAAAACTGACCGAGAGACACATCTTTTATTATGGTGggtttgaaatcaaaactGAAACAACATACGATGGAACGGGAACATTCAAGCTGAAAAAGAGGGCATTTGTCAATAACACCGCATACATCTTAGATACGATGACTTTTAAATTCTCTAAAGTTGAGTTGACAGCACTTCCATACAAATTCGTTACCTACCCGACACTAGCTGCTAGATTTGGCCACATGCAAGTATCTGTCatggcaaaaaattggtGCTCTAGGcataatcaaaaaagtcTCGATTGTTGCACCAACGATAGTTCAACGTTGAATAATGAACGATCATCTGCGGAAACAAGCTCGAATATAGGAGGCTCGCCTCTGGCGGAAAATACTTCATCACATTCAAATAATAATCATTCCCAGGGTGTTTATACGATCATAATATTTGCTGGCTATAGGCAAACAGGCGATGATAAATACGAGGCCATGAATGACATGTGGAAAATCGAAGTTCCAATTGTGGCTAGAGGTAAAAGAGGATATTACAAATTTGGTGGCACTGCAACTGCTTCAATCATCATGAAGTCAGCAGATTCCGATCCTTGGCCGAGTAGCAGAGCGTTTTTCGCTTATGGCTTAGAGGATTCTGAAATATTAAACAAATCAAATTTACATGCAAGCCTATTAAAAAACTTGGAGGACAATTTTCGTATAGAGGTGATTTCACAACAGGGCCAACCAAAATCTAAACCTATCTTTCCCAACATTCCTCACTCAAGAAGAGATGTTTCATCTGCAAGACGACCCTTTTCCGCCAAAGATAATTATTCAAGTAGCGCGCTTTCGAGTAAACAAGCGTCTTTTCGTTCGGTATCGACGTCAAGTTTTGCCATGCAACCAGCATTGACAAAGAGGTCTTCAAATGCCGAGAAAGTTATTGTCATTCATGGAGGatcaaacaagaaaaaggttTGTGGTGATATGTGGTGGTTCAATGTAGAGACGGAGACATGGTCTGATGTGACGACATTTGGAAAGAGTAAAGAATCAGGTATAGCTCCCATCGAAGTCGATCTGGTAGGTCATTCCATGGTAAATGTTGGGCATATTTGCGTATGTCTTGGTGGCTTGAGCCAGGCTGATGTCAATGAGCTTTATGAAGATGCGTCTTGCCAGCGAGATGCAAGCCGAGAGAAGAGTATTAGTAATGACTTCCTCAAGATCTTCGATCTCACAACCCAATGTCTTCAGGGGCATGATTTTCATGGAAACATGAGCGGAGTTCAAAATCCCAGCAATCCATTTAGTACCAGCTTGGTGATGTCCTTCGGTTGCACCGTTTTGCATGTCAATGGATTGATTATACTCGTGGGAGGACTCGTTGCTGAAAGATcgaatataaaaaatatatatatgagAGGTGCGATATTAGAATGCGTGCTTCCCTCTGCAAATCTTGCTAGTTGA
- the ACS1 gene encoding acetate--CoA ligase 1 (similar to Saccharomyces cerevisiae ACS1 (YAL054C); ancestral locus Anc_7.15): MSPIAAAALPKEIASSAMSKIDELKSKMSGADSTDSTAPAASGTGGGVSVDGTRKQKESAHEYEHLTSVPVVKQGTIADRLKPELASHYSPHLNGIEEYQTLYKESIENPGKFFGERAREFLNWFVDFDQVFIPDPATGKPSFENNAWFLNGQLNACYNCVDRHALSSPNKVAIIYEGDEPGQGYSLTYSQLLEEVCRVAQVLTNSMNVKKGDTVAVYMPMIPQAIITLLAIVRVGAIHSVIFAGFSSNSLRDRINDADSRVVITTDESKRGGKIVETKRIVDDALKETPNVRNVLVYKRTNNPNVNFKENRDLDWDIEIKKYKNYCPCEPVDSEHPLFLLYTSGSTGAPKGVQHSTAGYLLGALLSVRYTFDTHQEDVFFTAGDVGWITGHTYVVYGPLLYGCTTLVFEGTPTYPNYSRYWDIIDKYQVTQFYVAPTALRLLKRAGDSHIEGYSLKTLRSLGSVGEPIAAEVWDWYSEKIGKSQIPVVDTYWQTESGSHLVTPLAGGVTPMKPGSASFPFFGINPAILDPNTGNEIVGEHAEGVLAIKHAWPSFARSIWKNHDRFLDTYLRPYANHYFTGDGAARDKDGYIWILGRVDDVVNVSGHRLSTAEIEAAIIEDSIVAECAVVGFNDDLTGQAVAAFVVLKNKSSWSLASGQELQDIKKHLILTVRKDIGPFAAPKLIVLVDDLPKTRSGKIMRRILRKILANEADQLGDVSTLSNPGVVRHLIDSVKF; the protein is encoded by the coding sequence ATGTCACCTATTGCAGCAGCAGCTTTACCAAAGGAGATTGCCAGTAGCGCAATGTCGAAGATCGATGAATTGAAGTCCAAGATGTCCGGGGCAGACTCCACAGACTCCACAGCGCCAGCTGCGTCTGGCACGGGTGGCGGCGTCTCTGTGGATGGCACGAGGAAACAGAAAGAGTCTGCGCATGAATACGAGCATCTGACTAGCGTCCCCGTGGTTAAACAGGGCACTATAGCCGACAGGTTGAAGCCTGAGCTGGCAAGTCACTACAGCCCCCATTTGAATGGCATTGAGGAGTACCAGACACTGTACAAAGAGTCAATTGAGAATCCCGGGAAGTTCTTTGGCGAAAGGGCAagagaatttttgaactgGTTTGTCGATTTCGACCAGGTATTCATCCCGGATCCAGCCACGGGCAAGCCGTCGTTCGAAAACAATGCTTGGTTTCTCAATGGCCAGTTGAACGCGTGCTATAATTGTGTCGACAGGCACGCTCTGTCGTCTCCAAATAAAGTTGCTATAATTTACGAAGGCGACGAGCCAGGTCAAGGTTACAGTTTGACCTATAGTCAATTGTTGGAGGAAGTTTGTAGAGTTGCCCAAGTGTTGACGAATTCGATGAACGTCAAAAAGGGGGATACCGTTGCGGTGTATATGCCGATGATTCCGCAAGCTATAATTACTCTTTTGGCGATTGTGAGAGTTGGTGCAATCCATTCGGTAATATTCGCTGGGTTTTCTTCGAACTCTTTACGGGACCGTATTAACGATGCAGATTCTCGTGTTGTCATTACTACTGATGAATCTAAAAGAGGAGGGAAAATTGTCGAAACGAAAAGAATTGTCGACGATGCCTTGAAGGAAACTCCCAATGTCAGAAACGTTTTAGTTTATAAACGTACCAACAATCCAAATGTCAATTTCAAGGAGAATAGAGACCTGGATTGGGACatcgaaatcaaaaagtATAAAAATTATTGTCCATGTGAACCTGTTGATTCTGAACATCCGTTATTTTTACTGTATACCTCGGGTTCTACTGGAGCGCCAAAAGGTGTTCAACACTCAACGGCTGGTTATTTATTGGGTGCCTTATTAAGTGTGAGGTATACTTTTGACACGCATCAGGAGGATGTATTTTTCACTGCTGGTGATGTTGGCTGGATTACTGGTCACACCTATGTAGTTTATGGTCCATTGTTATATGGTTGTACAACTTTGGTCTTTGAAGGCACGCCAACCTATCCTAATTATTCACGTTATTGGGACATTATTGATAAATATCAAGTTACCCAGTTTTATGTTGCCCCAACGGCTTTGCGTTTATTAAAAAGAGCAGGAGATTCTCATATTGAAGGTTATTCGCTCAAAACGTTACGTTCTTTAGGATCTGTAGGTGAACCAATTGCTGCAGAAGTTTGGGATTGGTATTCTGAAAAGATCGGTAAAAGTCAAATCCCAGTTGTTGATACTTATTGGCAAACGGAATCAGGATCTCATTTGGTTACTCCTTTAGCTGGTGGTGTAACTCCAATGAAACCTGGATCTGCTTCATTCCCATTTTTCGGTATTAATCCTGCAATTTTGGATCCAAATACTGGTAATGAAATTGTAGGTGAGCACGCTGAAGGTGTTCTTGCAATAAAGCATGCATGGCCATCATTTGCAAGatcaatttggaaaaatcatGATAGATTTTTAGATACCTATTTGAGACCTTATGCGAATCATTATTTCACAGGTGATGGTGCAGCACGGGACAAAGATGGTTATATTTGGATATTAGGTCGTGTTGATGATGTTGTTAATGTATCAGGTCATAGATTATCGACTGCAGAGATTGAAGCTGCAATTATTGAAGACTCAATCGTAGCAGAGTGTGCAGTCGTTGGTTTTAATGATGATCTTACAGGGCAAGCTGTTGCAGCTTTTGTTGTTTTGAAGAATAAATCGAGCTGGTCTCTAGCCTCTGGTCAAGAACTACAAGACATTAAGAAACATCTAATTTTAACTGTGAGAAAAGATATTGGACCCTTTGCCGCACCAAAATTAATAGTGTTGGTTGATGATTTACCGAAGACGAGATCAGGAAAAATTATGAGAAGAATCctgagaaaaattttagcaAATGAAGCTGATCAACTGGGTGATGTATCAACACTGTCCAATCCTGGTGTTGTAAGACATCTAATCGATTCTGTTAAATTTTAA
- the PEX22 gene encoding ubiquitin-protein transferase activating protein PEX22 (similar to Saccharomyces cerevisiae PEX22 (YAL055W); ancestral locus Anc_7.13): protein MSSGRSRYSGSNWQKVACTATGIVFGITAVWYYAVRRTSKPDKTENERLSSFTSQCILMTPSISKLKTMDWSSVLKYDVVLLVPPEVEFLADTDLASNNNYKVLYCDTMSGLWSCIRHLRKHQLIYVSEDLQDTMPQDIPRYVKSIIDLKSNETLQYFNLK from the coding sequence ATGTCGAGCGGTCGCAGTCGTTATTCGGGTTCTAATTGGCAAAAAGTTGCCTGCACAGCTACTGGTATCGTGTTTGGTATAACTGCGGTCTGGTACTACGCTGTCAGACGCACCTCAAAACCGGATAAAACAGAGAATGAACGTCTCAGTTCATTTACTTCTCAATGCATCCTAATGACTCCATCTATTAGCAAGTTAAAGACGATGGATTGGTCATCAGTGCTCAAATATGATGTCGTGTTGCTGGTGCCACCTGAGGTAGAATTCCTAGCTGACACAGACCTCGCCTCCAACAATAATTATAAAGTTCTGTATTGTGACACTATGTCTGGCTTATGGTCCTGTATAAGGCACCTCCGAAAACATCAACTGATATATGTTTCAGAAGATCTCCAAGATACTATGCCGCAAGATATACCGAGATATGTGAAATCGAtcattgatttgaaatcaaatgaaaccCTGCAATACTTCAATCTAAAATGA